The Hemibagrus wyckioides isolate EC202008001 linkage group LG15, SWU_Hwy_1.0, whole genome shotgun sequence genome window below encodes:
- the cd34 gene encoding uncharacterized protein cd34, which yields MLTKRMTMWRMNEMCRRMALTLVFYVLLFHTCQGQSDSSMTTAAQTTAMEGSKMPQSSSEGTAITASTILPNSPTSDADKADGASDTPIMTTSFAGSTDQQMFTSLVTSEEPTSKPLTSISVVSIIENEIKEHGDNYQTELEPDTGSANQTQVFVPVLLSGLILAAALIGIYVWKHRCRAKQTGMKLAEESYMADEENQGNTLVSVAPLNPPENQEKPSQNGESLEAVKTQNPPAATNGHSTAKADTEL from the exons atGCTCACAAAGAGGATGACCATGTGGAGAATGAATGAGATGTGCAGAAGGATGGCTCTAACTTTAGTCTTCTATGTTCTGCTGTTCCACA CTTGCCAGGGACAGAGTGACTCTTCAATGACAACTGCAGCTCAAACAACTGCGATGGAAGGGAGTAAGATGCCTCAGAGTTCTTCTGAAGGAACAGCTATTACAGCTTCCACAATCCTTCCAAATAGTCCCACTAGTGATG CTGACAAAGCGGATGGTGCTTCTGACACCCCAATCATGACTACTTCATTCGCAGGCAGCACTGATCAACAAATGTTCACAAGCCTAGTTACTTCTGAGGAACCAACATCAAAACCTCTAACATCCATTTCAGTGGTGTCCAtcattgaaaatgaaataaaggaaCATGGTGACAATTATCAGACAGAG TTGGAACCAGACACGGGTTCAGCTAACCAGACGCAAGTGTTCGTGCCTGTACTGTTGAGTGGGTTAATCCTCGCCGCTGCCCTGATCGGAATATATGTATGGAAGCACCGCTGTCGCGCAAAGCAAACTGGCATGAAACTG GCAGAGGAGTCGTACATGGCTGATGAAGAAAACCAGGGCAACACTCTGGTGTCTGTGGCTCCTCTGAACCCACCTGAGAACCAGGAGAAGCCAAGCCAGAATGGTGAGTCCCTAGAAGCCGTGAAGACCCAGAATCCTCCTGCCGCCACCAATGGCCACTCTACTGCCAAGGCCGACACTGAGCTGTGA